The Novipirellula aureliae genomic interval CGCTTTCCGAGTTTGATTTCTCTCGATAAGCGACTGCATCATGATGACTCCCAAGCAATTCTTTCAGAGTTCTTCTCCTCGTTCCTTCTTCTCCTCAATGGCGAGGTCGCCAGAGCCAACGTCCCGTGCGAAGACCGCTTCACGACTTAGCCGTCGGCGGCGGTTGCTGGTTGAGCAACTGGAGGATCGCCGAGTGCTCGCTGCGGCAATCGATTTGGCATCGATACAAGGACAAGTCTTCAAGGATATCACTGGCAACGGCTACAACGCTGGCGAAGAGGTTTCCGGTGCCAACGTTTCCCTCTACCGCGACAACGGAGACGGTGTCTTTGACAGCGGCACGGATACCTTAGCGACCGATGTCAGCAGCGGCACCGATGGCCGGTACCAGTTTTCTCGGCTAGACGCTGGTTCCTACTTTGTGGTTCAACCGGCGCAATCGGTCGACGGACGGACCTTGCTAGAAGCGGTTTCAAATCGGATCGATATTAGCACGGATGCTGTCCAGGGGATCATCGTTGATAAAATCGATAGCTTTGATGAAACCGAACAAGTCGTTCGCGATACGACCAACGACGGCATCCCGGTCACATCGTCCGTTGTGACAGCGGCGGGCGAAACGATTGGCGGCGAGCGAGATCTGTTTGTCAACAAGACGAGCGTAAACGGAAGCGTTCAATTAAGCGTCGATAATCCGCTTTTACCTGACCGGCTAACCTTTGACTCCGATCTCAATGGTGACGGCGAACGCCGTGTCAGTTGGGATGGGCTGGACGGTGATGCGACGGTCATCGACGATACTGGCTTGGAGGGGATCGACTTGACTCGCGGCGGAACCGCCTTGGGCGTCCGTTTACAAGTTGGTGCGTTCTTTGGTGGTGGAACGGCAACGATACGATTTTATAGTGACGACGGCGATGACACGACCGCGTCTCGCTTTAGTACCGCAACGTTAGCGATTCCAGAGACGGGCGGCGAACCGACTGCGGCTGAATTCATCGAATTTAGCACCCTGCAAGCGGGCGACGGAGGTGGTGGTGCTGCTGACATGACAAGTATCGGTGCGATCGAACTCGACATCAGCGGTACGATCAACGCCAATGGTAGCGCTGAACTGGTTGGCTCGATCGGGCCAACGGTGTTCACTCAAGATTTCGTCAATTTCCAATCAGCCAACTTGTCATTGAGCAAGACGGTGTCGGTAGCAAACCCAACCGTGGGCCAGAATGTCACGTTCAATCTAACCGTCGATAACGCGGGCCCCGATTCAGCCACCGGCGTTCAAGTGACCGATCTCTTGCCTCCTGAGTTTGCTTTCGTCAGTAGCAATCCAACAGCCGCCTACAACTCGACCACGGGCGTATGGACGGTTCCGTCGATCCCATCGACGGGGTCTCAGTCTCTATCGATCGTCGCGACCGTTGTATCCGCCGATGCCAATGGCAATGCAGCCGAAATCACGGCGTCCGATCAATTCGATCCGAATAGTACTCCCAATAACGGAGCCAATGACGAAGACGACTATGCCACGATCACCGTATCTCCCCAAACGGTCGATATCGTCTTGACCAAGACGATTGATAATGCCGCACCCAACGTTGGCGATACCGTTACCTTTGTCGTGACGGTCGTAAACCTGGGCCCTTCGGCGGCGACTGGCGTTTCGGTTCACGATCTCTTGCCCGCTGGTTTGTCGTTTGACACGAATGCGCCGTCACAAGGCGTTGTGACGTCACAGGGAATGTATGACCGCGCCAGCGGGATTTGGGAGGTGGGAACCGTCGAAGTGGGGGAGGCGAATGCAGAAACCTTGACGATGGTGGCCACGGTGACCGCAGCGGGCGAGCGATCGAATGTTGCCGAAGTGATCACGATCGATCAAACCGATACGACAAGCACTCCTGGAAATGGCGACCCGGATGAAGATGATCAAGCGTCGGTCGTGTTCAACACGCCTGTCGTCGACCTGTCGATCACCAAAACGGTGACCAACCCCACGCCGAATGTGGGTGAGAACTTCAGTTTTGTTATCCGACTCGATAACCAGAACGCTTCGACAGCGACGGGCGTACGGGTGACGGACATCATTCAGACGCCGATCGAAGTCATCTCGTCGAGCACCAATGACGGCACGGTTTACGATCCTTCGACCGGAGTTTGGGAGGTCGGCAACGTTGCAGTCGATGAGAATCCAGAGCTAACCATTATCGCTCGCATTAACTCACCCACCCCTGTCACCAATACGGCTAGGATTTCAGCGGTTGACCAAGCCGATGCCGATACGGCGGACGATTCGGCAACGGTGAGCGTGACACCAAAATCGATCGATTTGTCGCTGACAAAGAGTGTCGACAATGCACGTCCCGTTGCAGGCGAAACGGTCGTGTTCACGGTGGACGTTGCCAATGCCGGACCGAGTGACGCCACGGGGGTTGTCGTCGCAGATACGTTGCCTGCAGGCTTGACCTTGGTCTCCGCCGACACCACGACCGCGTCCGGTGCCGCTACGACGGCGGAGTATATCCCCGCAAGCGGACGATGGATGGTTGGCACCGTGACGCCGACGGAAATCCAACGTTTGATTTTGACAGCGACCTACAACGCTACTTCACAAGTAACCAACACCGCCGAAGTGATCGCCGCGAACGAGTTCGACGTTGACAGCCAACCGAATAACGATATTCCTGGTCAAGATGACCAAGACTCGGTGGTTTTGTCCCCCGCAACCGCCGATTTGTCACTTACCAAAACGGTCGACAACGGTGTCCCCAATGTCAACCAAAGCGTCGTCTTTACGATTGTGGTGTCCAATGGAAATAATGATCCGGCATCCGGTGTGGTCGTCCGTGATCTGCTGCCGAGCGGTTTGGAGTTTGTCGGCATCACGCCTGACACGGCCGACTATGACGCGTTGAGTGGTGTTTGGACGATCGGTGATTTGGATGCCAATTCATCGGCCACGTTACAAATCGAAGCGATCCCACGGTCGAATCAATTGTTTAATAACGTCGCGGAAATCATTGAGGCGGACCAATTCGATCCCGATTCGCAAGTCAACAACGGCGACCTCGATGAAGACGATCAAGATGAAGTGCAAATCCAGCCTCAGCAAATTGATTTGTCGTTAACGAAAACGATTGACAAAGAACGACCCAATGTTGGCGAAGAGGTTGAGTTTCTTTTGACCGTGTCCAATGCAGGACCAAGCGATGCGACGGGTGTGTTTGTCACCGATTCGTTTCCTGCAGGCGTCGAGCTTGTCAGCGCAACACCAGGCCAAGGGGGCAGTTTTAACACAACGAGCGGCCAGTGGAACGTTGGCGTCGTCCGAGCCAATCAATCCGCCACGTTGACCTTGATCGGTCGCATTACCGACGTCGGTTCGTATACCAATTCAGCGGAGGTCACCGCTGCGAACCAATTCGATATCAACTCGACCCCTAGCAACAATGATCCAGATGAAAACGATCAAGCGAGTGTCGACTTTCGTGTTCCTGTCGCCGATCTATCAATCTTGAAGACCGTGTCGAACGCAAATGCAAATGTCGGCGAAACGGTTGTCTTTCGCGTCGAGCTGACGAACGATGGCCCTGATGCAGCGACCGATGTGGTTGTGACTGACATCTTGCCCTTGGGAACATCGTTTGATGGGGTCAGTTTTGGTGCGGGTGAGTATGATGCAACGACCGGAATTTGGGATGTCGGTACGGTCCCAGCCGATTCGATGGTGACGCTCAATATCTCGGCCATTGTCGATTCGATCGGCGAAAAAGTTAACGTGGCCCGAGTGACTCGGGTGAACGAGTTCGACCCCGATTCCATTCCTGGGAACAACGACCTGAGTGAAGATGACCAGGATCAAGCGATCGTAACGCCTCCAATGATCGATCTGTCGCTTGAAAAAACAGTCGATGTCACCCGCCCCACTCTCGGACAACACGTTGAGTTCGAGCTGACGATTCATAACGCTGATCGCAGCAACGCCACTGGAGTCATCGTTACGGATGCTCTACCCGATGGTTTGCGTTTTGTTTCGAGTGTTCCTGCGGGGCCCGCGTACGATCCAGTCACCGGACAATGGCAGGTGGGTGAACTCGACGCGAACGCATCGAAAACACTCCAAATTGTCGCCGAGGTCACGTCGGTCGTTGCAGCGACGAACCTAGCCGAGGTGACGGCGGCGGATCAGACCGATTTCGATAGCACACCCGATAACGCAAACACAGCGCCAAATGAAGACGATACCGCTTC includes:
- a CDS encoding DUF11 domain-containing protein; protein product: MMTPKQFFQSSSPRSFFSSMARSPEPTSRAKTASRLSRRRRLLVEQLEDRRVLAAAIDLASIQGQVFKDITGNGYNAGEEVSGANVSLYRDNGDGVFDSGTDTLATDVSSGTDGRYQFSRLDAGSYFVVQPAQSVDGRTLLEAVSNRIDISTDAVQGIIVDKIDSFDETEQVVRDTTNDGIPVTSSVVTAAGETIGGERDLFVNKTSVNGSVQLSVDNPLLPDRLTFDSDLNGDGERRVSWDGLDGDATVIDDTGLEGIDLTRGGTALGVRLQVGAFFGGGTATIRFYSDDGDDTTASRFSTATLAIPETGGEPTAAEFIEFSTLQAGDGGGGAADMTSIGAIELDISGTINANGSAELVGSIGPTVFTQDFVNFQSANLSLSKTVSVANPTVGQNVTFNLTVDNAGPDSATGVQVTDLLPPEFAFVSSNPTAAYNSTTGVWTVPSIPSTGSQSLSIVATVVSADANGNAAEITASDQFDPNSTPNNGANDEDDYATITVSPQTVDIVLTKTIDNAAPNVGDTVTFVVTVVNLGPSAATGVSVHDLLPAGLSFDTNAPSQGVVTSQGMYDRASGIWEVGTVEVGEANAETLTMVATVTAAGERSNVAEVITIDQTDTTSTPGNGDPDEDDQASVVFNTPVVDLSITKTVTNPTPNVGENFSFVIRLDNQNASTATGVRVTDIIQTPIEVISSSTNDGTVYDPSTGVWEVGNVAVDENPELTIIARINSPTPVTNTARISAVDQADADTADDSATVSVTPKSIDLSLTKSVDNARPVAGETVVFTVDVANAGPSDATGVVVADTLPAGLTLVSADTTTASGAATTAEYIPASGRWMVGTVTPTEIQRLILTATYNATSQVTNTAEVIAANEFDVDSQPNNDIPGQDDQDSVVLSPATADLSLTKTVDNGVPNVNQSVVFTIVVSNGNNDPASGVVVRDLLPSGLEFVGITPDTADYDALSGVWTIGDLDANSSATLQIEAIPRSNQLFNNVAEIIEADQFDPDSQVNNGDLDEDDQDEVQIQPQQIDLSLTKTIDKERPNVGEEVEFLLTVSNAGPSDATGVFVTDSFPAGVELVSATPGQGGSFNTTSGQWNVGVVRANQSATLTLIGRITDVGSYTNSAEVTAANQFDINSTPSNNDPDENDQASVDFRVPVADLSILKTVSNANANVGETVVFRVELTNDGPDAATDVVVTDILPLGTSFDGVSFGAGEYDATTGIWDVGTVPADSMVTLNISAIVDSIGEKVNVARVTRVNEFDPDSIPGNNDLSEDDQDQAIVTPPMIDLSLEKTVDVTRPTLGQHVEFELTIHNADRSNATGVIVTDALPDGLRFVSSVPAGPAYDPVTGQWQVGELDANASKTLQIVAEVTSVVAATNLAEVTAADQTDFDSTPDNANTAPNEDDTASATITPASADLSLTKSVDNPIPNRGSDVTFTLNVANAGPDTASDIVVADPLPGNLSFVRITPDTALYDESTGRWTIPTIASGQSASLQITATVNAAVEITNTAEIVQSNQFDPDSTPNNQDADEDDQASVTLSPQLVDLALSKIIDEPRPNVGDAIEYTLTVSNSGPSPATGVEVTDRLPSNVLFDSSRPSQGAYNSATGLWTVGNIPLDVTPTLVIRGFVQSTSGETNTAEISASDQPDSDSTPGNDIAGEDDQASVAFVTRSADLSLSQTVEPQTPDQGDQVTFTIRVDNSGPDTATGVVVTDRLPTGLNFISASPSDDYDAVSGRWNVGEIRKDGQAVLTIVAELTSMNAATNQASITASDVFDPDSTPGVDHPTDDDMASVTVTPNLVDVSVSTTVDNDAPLEGDSIEIAITVANAGPATATGVDVRAFIPDGLTIQNVELDQGSYDPVTGIWSVGTIAKDAMPRLLVTAIVDTQGVKQINVEVIATDQFDVDSDPDNNVEDEDDQEELVIRAPRILGKRLFLAR